The following coding sequences lie in one Nitratireductor mangrovi genomic window:
- the moaC gene encoding cyclic pyranopterin monophosphate synthase MoaC: MTKARLTHIGASGEAHMVDVGDKAETERVAVAEGAVTMDAATLRTILAGDARKGDVLGTARLAGIMAAKKTHELIPLCHALLLSKVSVDIEPDEALPGLRVRAMAKLKGRTGVEMEALTAVAVACLTIYDMAKAIDRGMAITGVRLIEKTGGKSGDWRVPDDGR; the protein is encoded by the coding sequence ATGACCAAGGCCCGCCTCACCCATATCGGCGCCAGCGGCGAAGCGCATATGGTCGATGTCGGCGACAAGGCCGAGACCGAACGCGTCGCCGTCGCCGAAGGCGCGGTGACGATGGATGCGGCCACGCTGCGGACGATCCTCGCCGGCGACGCCAGGAAAGGCGACGTGCTCGGCACGGCGCGGCTTGCCGGCATCATGGCCGCCAAGAAGACCCACGAACTGATCCCGCTCTGCCACGCTCTGCTCCTGAGCAAGGTCTCCGTCGACATCGAGCCGGACGAGGCTTTGCCCGGACTGCGCGTCCGCGCCATGGCGAAACTCAAGGGCCGCACCGGCGTCGAGATGGAGGCGCTGACCGCGGTCGCCGTCGCCTGCCTGACGATCTATGACATGGCCAAGGCGATCGACCGCGGCATGGCCATCACAGGCGTCCGCCTCATCGAAAAGACCGGCGGCAAATCAGGCGACTGGCGCGTTCCGGACGACGGTCGATGA
- the lexA gene encoding transcriptional repressor LexA: MLTRKQHELLLFIHERLKETGIPPSFDEMKEALDLASKSGIHRLITALEERGFIRRLPNRARALEVIRLPDSIAPGLGAPRKFSPSVIEGGKPKPAAPPPSGNDDDAASVSVPVMGRIAAGVPIDAIQHQTHSVAVPPEMLSGGEHFALEVKGDSMIEAGILDGDTVIIRSIGTANPGDIVVALVDDEEATLKRFRRKGASIALEAANPAYETRIFGPDRVKVQGRLVGLIRRY; this comes from the coding sequence ATGCTGACGCGGAAGCAACACGAACTCCTGCTCTTCATTCATGAGCGTCTGAAGGAGACCGGCATTCCGCCCTCCTTCGACGAGATGAAGGAGGCGCTCGACCTTGCCTCCAAGTCCGGCATTCACCGGCTGATCACCGCTCTGGAGGAGCGCGGATTCATTCGCCGGTTGCCCAACCGCGCCAGGGCGCTCGAAGTGATACGGCTTCCCGATTCCATCGCGCCGGGACTTGGCGCGCCGCGCAAGTTCTCGCCAAGCGTGATCGAGGGTGGCAAGCCGAAACCCGCGGCCCCGCCGCCGTCGGGCAATGACGACGACGCGGCCTCGGTCTCGGTGCCGGTCATGGGGCGCATCGCCGCCGGCGTGCCGATCGACGCCATCCAGCATCAGACCCATTCGGTCGCCGTGCCGCCGGAAATGCTTTCCGGCGGCGAGCATTTCGCGCTCGAGGTCAAGGGCGATTCGATGATCGAAGCCGGCATTCTCGACGGCGATACGGTCATCATCCGCAGCATCGGCACCGCCAATCCCGGCGACATCGTCGTCGCCCTGGTCGACGATGAGGAGGCAACGTTGAAGCGCTTCCGCCGCAAGGGCGCCTCGATCGCGCTCGAGGCTGCCAACCCGGCCTACGAAACCCGCATCTTCGGGCCCGACCGGGTCAAGGTTCAGGGCCGGCTCGTCGGTCTCATCCGCCGCTACTGA
- a CDS encoding molybdopterin molybdotransferase MoeA, whose protein sequence is MSLLPVEIALERLLSGASRRPAETLAIAECAGRVLAAPLMALRTQPPFPASAMDGYAIRAADVETVPVMLTVIGQAPAGLPFDRVVGPGEAVRIFTGGVVPEGSDTVLIQENTRPINGHTVEVTETVVRGKNIRRKGLDFEAGESLLEAGRVLDAAALSLAAAANHARLDVVSRPLVAILATGNELVPPGSEVGPGQIVASNMYGVAAIAREAGARVLDLGIAADRDEAIEAALARAVDADADIIVTIGGASVGDHDLVQQALRAHGAAIDFWKIAMRPGKPLMAGMLGGRHVLGLPGNPVASLVCSHVFLKPLIARLAGRPAPDGPVPGFIGADLPANDLRQDYLRAIAVREGGRLVARPSPIQDSSMLRVLADANALIVRPPHAPAAQAGAPSALLMLR, encoded by the coding sequence ATGAGCCTGCTTCCGGTTGAGATCGCGCTGGAACGGCTTCTTTCGGGCGCCAGCCGGCGACCCGCCGAGACGTTGGCGATCGCCGAATGTGCCGGCCGGGTGCTCGCTGCCCCCTTGATGGCCCTGCGCACGCAGCCTCCCTTCCCCGCCTCGGCAATGGACGGCTACGCCATCCGCGCCGCCGACGTCGAGACAGTGCCGGTCATGCTGACGGTGATCGGCCAGGCACCCGCCGGGCTGCCGTTTGACAGGGTGGTCGGACCTGGCGAAGCTGTGCGCATCTTCACTGGCGGCGTCGTGCCGGAGGGTTCCGACACGGTACTGATCCAGGAAAACACGCGCCCGATCAACGGACACACGGTCGAGGTTACCGAAACAGTCGTCCGCGGGAAAAACATCCGCCGCAAGGGGCTCGACTTCGAGGCCGGCGAGAGCCTGCTCGAGGCCGGCCGCGTCCTTGACGCCGCCGCGCTATCGCTGGCCGCGGCCGCCAATCATGCCCGACTCGACGTCGTCTCGCGGCCGCTTGTGGCGATCCTCGCCACTGGCAACGAACTGGTTCCGCCCGGCAGCGAAGTCGGCCCCGGCCAGATCGTCGCTTCCAACATGTATGGCGTGGCCGCGATCGCGCGGGAGGCCGGCGCCCGCGTGCTCGACCTCGGCATTGCCGCCGACCGCGACGAGGCGATCGAGGCCGCCCTTGCCCGCGCCGTCGATGCCGACGCCGACATCATCGTCACCATAGGCGGCGCCTCGGTGGGCGACCACGACCTTGTCCAGCAGGCGCTAAGGGCGCATGGCGCGGCGATCGATTTCTGGAAGATCGCCATGCGGCCCGGCAAGCCGCTGATGGCGGGCATGCTCGGCGGTCGCCACGTGCTCGGCCTGCCCGGCAACCCGGTCGCAAGCCTCGTCTGCTCGCACGTCTTCCTCAAACCGCTGATTGCCCGGCTCGCAGGCCGCCCGGCGCCCGACGGACCGGTCCCCGGTTTTATCGGCGCCGATCTTCCCGCCAACGATCTCAGGCAGGACTATCTGCGCGCCATCGCGGTGAGGGAAGGCGGCCGGCTCGTGGCGCGGCCCTCGCCGATCCAGGATTCCTCTATGCTCAGGGTGCTGGCCGACGCCAACGCCCTGATCGTCCGCCCGCCGCACGCGCCGGCGGCTCAGGCCGGCGCGCCCTCCGCGTTGCTGATGTTACGCTGA